One window of Artemia franciscana chromosome 16, ASM3288406v1, whole genome shotgun sequence genomic DNA carries:
- the LOC136036806 gene encoding histone H3-like, whose product MARTKQTARKSTGGKAPRKQLATKAARKSAPATGGVKKPHRYSSGTVARREIRRYQKSTELLIRKLPFQRLARGIAQDFKTDLRFHSSAVMALQEASKAYLIGLFEDTNLCAIHAKRVTIMPKDIQLARRIRGERA is encoded by the coding sequence ATGGCTAGGACAAAACAAACTGCAAGAAAATCAACGGGCGGAAAGGCACCTAGAAAGCAGCttgcgaccaaggcagcacgtaagtcggctcctgctaccggaggggtgaaaaaaccacacagatacAGTTCTGGAACAGTAGCCCGGAGAGAAATTCGTCGCTATCAAAAGAGTACcgaactcttaataaggaaattgccCTTTCAGAGACTTGCGCGAGGGATTGCccaggatttcaaaactgacttgagGTTCCACAGTTCGGCTGTGATGGCCTTACAAGAAGCCAGCAAGGCGTATTTAATTGGACTTTTTGAGGATACCAACTTGTGTGCCATTCACGCCAAAAGGGTGACCATCATGCCCAAAGATATTCAACTTGCCCGTCGTATCCGTGGCGAGAGAGCTTAA